A region of the Cannabis sativa cultivar Pink pepper isolate KNU-18-1 chromosome 3, ASM2916894v1, whole genome shotgun sequence genome:
gcttgatcattcctttaattgctatgacatctcccgaaaagccatagatgcttgatgtcatcggtcgcaaatccttctcttgcaaccccatttgcttgaaggcttggaaattcagcaaattcactgaactcccattgtcaaccagtatacgatggacattgtccccaccaatattggcgactatcaccagTGCATCAGAGTGCaggtgatggacccatctcgcgtcgctctccataaagatgatgtcgtcgcattctttcttaaagagcttctcaggccgttcaccaagattgttcacattggtaagcggcttctccttggcttctctggcatacctttcttgtgatttgcgagagtcgcctgcgatgtgtggtcctccgattatagttaagatattgcgaggtgttctggagccactcgcGTTTCGGGTTTCTCATttgccatccgcttggggatgactttcctcgctccttttatacttgtcgaacttcCCTCTCCGGATCAGCTCCTCTAtctcatcctgcaagacccaacattcaagagtagtgtgaccaatgtccttgtggtacttacagaattttttaggatCTCTCCGGTCGCGAttccccctgatggggggcggcttcttgaagactccgttcctttcctcaatcgcatagatatggtctcgaggtacggcaagttcagtatagttgacgaagcgaggtccccTTCCTTTTCGAcgaggactccttctttggGGGTGACTTAGCCAGCTTCGGGCTTCGCTGTCTGCGCGGGCTAtgtcttcttgggcttcggcccctggaattcttcCCTCGCGGAGTGCGAGATcgtgaccgcggtatgggtgaccgacgtttgtccttccccttctctaactctgctagagagttctcgattctcttgtgaggttcggccatggcgaagaactctactaaggactccggccttcgagcttgtagttccttccagaagtcggtcctcggcaagatacctgtaatcaacatacaaacaagcgaagactcgggggccttctcgacctttgttacttctgcgttaaaacgcttgaaatagtcttgtaaagactcaccaggttcttgtttgatgttggccaaagtcgtatagggtggcctatacgtcattgtggcctggaaatgcgtgaggaataagtcgacgaaggtttcccacgtcgatatcgatgcctcaggtaattgggtgaaccaatcatgagcATTTTCTTCGAGTGTTACCGCAAGGATGCGGCACTTCGCGAGTTGCGGTACCTGGtctacttccattatagtattgaatttttctaagtaatctatcgggttagaagtacctttatacttgagggattcggataaacgaaACCCTTTCGGAAGTTGAGCCTGTCGCACCTCTGCAGTAAAAGGCGAGGTGCCATGCAGCTTGTATATAGGCTTgcgctgctgctcgagcatcttcaaagcttgcagaagcatgctttggtcaattcctcctgtcgcaggggCTGGAGTCGCTGCGACTGCGGGGCTCGCAACTACTGCGGCAAGGTTTGCtgggatattaatcccagtagtcgcgatcggcgcgataggTGGGTTATTACCTgtgttgacaccctgatcgcccgcaTGGGGATCACGAAGCGTCTCAGTGTTATGTGGGCCGCGGGAGCGTGCcctgaaaactgcgttgagatgatcacgtagatcacctcggtgtacttgataacgtcctccctgttgtgtttgtacagagccggaccttgtatacctgctcggagtgcggccatgcgatgacgaagaggctgactctgcgtcATTGTCTCTCGATGGACGACTGCGAGGATTGCGGCGCTCAGGATCTTCATCAatttgtgcgctctggttaggAAACCTTACGGATTGATCTCTTGACAGcgggtgattcaagtccagagcttcagggtcagctcttcgttccctgcgtacacggttagtatgacgtctagaagttgttacctgagggttatcgTTGCGAATGGcgggaactcgaggagggcgtcgagctcgactctgtccgtctacctcggcttgtagtgcccgcagttgatcctgaattgcAGCATATTGATCGGTGGTGAGCTGGACTATTCCCTCGGATACTACCGCCGGAGTGAaggggggaaaatgcatggttgctggtggtgtggacgtgtctccgacttgagggccagtcgtttctgggaataggttgagaggtctgatgttgctcctccctaTTCCGcgttgatgacgtctacaggtggcactccagcCCCAGGCAGTGGTACACTcatcattccaatattgatggacccgttgttagctccgttagcgtgatttccagccatgatgaataGTGTTCTAAAGTGAATGAAATCTTTCAGTCGATTTCCCACAGatggcgccaaatgttgtcgagtgaattttgcaacaccaaaatgtattatttaattaatataaaagagaattttcagggaagtgacaagtgcgagtattcgacctagaatggcgagtactcgactgggaatgcaagaacaatcaACAAGACTGGAAAATATCAatgagacaaagaattatagtggttcagtcagattgtgatctgcttagtccactgtagcaaaggattcgtaggtgccattttcatggtggatcacccctttatatacaaagtaggtgtccaatcggttacacaaggattacattcattgttaatccattatttacatattgaattgcaataattaaacccaagcaacgttaacatcaataaatgtgtaacagttactaagttcatcaatgtatgcgtcttccgcatctgcgagttgactgttcatgttccgtttgttgagctcgcagggtcatcagtacatttggaacgtctgcgcccttaggtaatcgccccttGTAGACATCACATGTTGGAGCCGGTAGAACTTGGACATGCGAATTTATATCGGtttgtcagggctattgggtcgttgggaccaaatggcatcatagagagttggtctctatgttttcgcggaaatatagaggggacactcgcacatgttctgacacacGCGAGTTGGATCTATCCTGCATAATGAGAATTACGGTTATGCGGTGCGACTTAGGTCgcactcgcagtatctcgctggttttatcctgggcgaggtctaaaactTTGagaagtctctcatggacatttcagctttcattggaaatctgaatacacgtgtcctttaaataagagtctggtctcgagtttctaggtgagagaaatctcactataacagagGTCTTCTCCCTGGGGTGTGATGCCAGTTCTAAACTCCGGGCCTCGTATGTGGGATTGGATTAAATTCTTATGGAGTATGGAATCTAGAGGCGTGGTTGTCAAAAAGTTGTTCCTGTATGCTTCAATTGTGATCGACACAATTTGGAAAACCCGCAACAACAAGGTTCATAATAATTCTATTTGTAACATTAATCATTGCATTGACTATATTTCCATGTGTTATGCAAATTATGATGcttgccttttttttttcagagcCGGTGACAGTTGCGTCTCCTGTTTGGTCTCCCCCCGGAAGATTGGATTAAAATTAACTGTGATGTTAGGGTTGGTTTTGATTCCATGTGCATGTTGGCTCTTGCTAGAGATCATAGGGAGTCGATTTCTTGGGTAGCTACTAGCATGCTTAACTTCTCTGACCCGGAGAAGCCACGACCTGTTTGCTAGCTATGGAATCAACGGTAGCTtagataaataattttgtgTTGATCGAGAGTGATTTTGAGAAGGTTATCAACGTGCTGAAGGGAACATGCTCTATTTGGGGTATTGATAACTATATACTTCAATGTAAATAACTCTCTAATTTGTTTATTagctataatttttcttttatttcaagattttgtaattttgcagccCATAATGTGGTTAAATAGGCATTCGCCAGTAATATAACTGGTATGGTGAATCTTTTTCTAtactagaaaatattttatgtaatgaTCAAGAGGTTTAATTTTCGTTGTTTAATATAATTACGCGagtttataaaaaagaaaacctTATAAGATTATAAGGgtaatattttttagttgttttatttttttttaagtaaatattcctttatttatttattttatatatgaagTGATTAGTaacttacctttttttttttcaattcgaagttttctttgGAAACAAGAAAAGGAGCTTCTTTGTCTATAAATATCAATATCAGATCCCAATATTGCCCATACTCGCACACATTCTCTTCGTCTTCTTCGCTCTGCACCAAACTTTAATCTCTTTTCGTCTTAGTTACTGGTCTCGAACATGGCTGATCAAGCTGAATCTTCAGACGCGTAAGCTTTCagatctattttttattttgattatgtGCCCGATTTGAGTTTTGATTGGATTTTACTTTTTGGTATACTGTTTTCCGATTCTAATTTTCCTTTGTGGGTTTTTCTATCTTGGCAGTAAGGGAACGAAAAGGGACTTCAGTACCGCTATTCTTGAGCGGAAGAAAGCTGCTAATCGGCTTGTTGTAGATGAGGCTATCAACGATGACAACTCTGTCGTCTCTCTTCACCCGGACACCCTGGAGAAACTCCAGCTTTTCCGTGGCGATACGATTTTGATAAAGGTTTGGTTAATTCCTCTTTTTATTGATAAATTTTTGAAGTCGGTTTATCAAGAATTGTGCTTTTTTATGTTTTCTCGGTAGTGATGATTTTGTGGTTCTGGTTAGGGTTAATGGGAAATTAGGCTTTGGGTGGGGATTTGATGCCTCAATTTTATATGGGTCGGTGGGATTTTGTTATCTCATTTAGGATCTGAGAATACATAGCCTGATTGCACCAATGATTTCATGGATTTAAATGTTGGAAACATGTGTGGATAGATGATACGACTGGTGTTATTTTCTCTGATTCTCTGATATTTATGGTCGTACATAGGTTGCCTTGGTCAAAATTAGGGCTTAATGTATTTGCTTAAGCTTTATTTTGTGTTTCACTACGTGTTGGAGTGTACTGTGAGGTCTTTGTATTGTATCTTTGAGTTTCTTATGGGTTTGCTTCATTGCATCTGGTGTTCAGGGAAAGAAAAGGAAGGACACTGTCTGCATTGCTCTTGCTGATGATACCTGCGATGAACCAAAGATAAGGATGAACAAGGTTGTTAGGAGCAACTTAAGAGTCAGGCTTGGAGATGTTGTTTCCGTGCACCAGTGTGCTGATGTCAAGTATGGAAAACGTGTGCACATTCTTCCCATTGATGATTCCATTGAGGGAGTTACCGGGAATCTTTTTGATGCATACTTGAAACGTGAGTATTTTCCAAGCCTTTTATCTTCAAATATGATATAGATTAATCTTAATGCATCAATGCTGGATTAAGTTTCGCGCTATTGTCTATTAGTTTCAGTGTTAAAAATGCAGCTTGGCTGATATAATAGTTAGATAACTTGGATATATTTCATTGTCTTGCTGTTCTAATCAGTACGTTACATTCTTTTTCTATGCCAATTAGTACTTTCTGTTACGCTTATAATTTAGCATAAAAATGCAAACTTGTGACAATTCATCAATCAATTGAAACAATGTGCTCAGGTACTTTTGTGgttgcatatataatataacttttTCCTGTAGTACAAGTAAATCATCAATAGTTGCCTATAACTCGAATTCTTAACATTTTGTGCTGCATATTGTGGTGTTTCTTTTGTAGAAGTATTAGTAGGCATATTATTGGTAGCTGAGTTGCCTTATCTAGATATTAGAGATCCAGCTTAATGTTATACATGTTTTGTTCTGATATTTTAAGAAAAGAATGCGAGGTTTTCATTTAATGTGTCTTGTCTTGCGAGGCTGTGttgatataaaattaaacttattttcttcttttctatAATGGCTtaagttgatggatatataaatatatttcattATAACTAAATTTTCATTCTATGTTGGGAGGGTTATACGGTCAATGCATTGGATTCTTTGTTGTCTCTTCCATTACGAAGTCCGCTTACTGTTGCTTAAAATGAATTAATGTCAAACTTTTGTCATATGCAGCTTACTTCTTGGAAGCATATCGTCCAGTAAGAAAGGGTGATCTTTTCCTTGTTAGAGGTGGAATGAGAAGTGTTGAATTCAAGGTTATTGAAACTGATCCTCCAGAGTATTGTGTGGTTGCACCGGACACTGAGATCTTTTGTGAGGGGGAGCCCGTGAGAAGGGAGGACGAGGATAGATTGGATGAGGTTGGTTATGATGATGTTGGTGGTGTTAGAAAGCAGATGGCTCAGATTCGTGAACTTGTGGAACTGCCTCTTAGACACCCACAGCTGTTTAAATCAATTGGAGTTAAGCCACCAAAAGGAATTCTACTGTATGGACCTCCTGGATCTGGTAAAACTTTAATTGCAAGAGCTGTTGCAAATGAAACTGGTGCATTCTTTTTCTGCATTAATGGACCAGAGATCATGTCAAAGTTGGCCGGAGAGAGTGAAAGCAATTTGAGGAAAGCTTTTGAGGAAGCAGAGAAGAATGCCccatcaattatttttattgatgaGATTGATTCCATTGCTCCAAAGCGAGAGAAGACACATGGAGAAGTTGAGAGGAGGATTGTGTCCCAGCTATTGACACTCATGGATGGACTGAAATCTCGTGCACATGTCATTGTTATGGGAGCTACAAATCGTCCCAACAGTATTGACCCGGCCCTTAGAAGGTTTGGGAGATTTGATAGAGAAATAGATATTGGGGTTCCTGATGAAATTGGACGTCTTGAGGTCCTTCGCATTCATACAAAGAACATGAAGCTTGCTGAAGATGTAATTATCAGATTCCTTTTTTGTTTCAtggtttttttttcctctttctaTTCAagcatgttgaaccttttgagctgTTTTTGGACAGGTGGATTTGGAAAGAATTTCCAAGGACACACATGGTTATGTTGGTGCTGATCTTGCTGCTCTGTGTACTGAGGCTGCACTTCAGTGCATTAGAGAAAAGATGGATGTTATTGACTTAGAGGATGAGTCAATAGATGCTGAGATACTGAACTCAATGGCTGTTACAAATGAGCACTTTGCTACTGCTCTTGGAACAAGCAATCCATCTGCCCTCCGTGAGACGGTAATTGTTTTAATGATGTGTTTGAAGTGAAATGTATTCTTTGATGGTACAGTATAATCTGTCTTGGATGAAATGTAATTTGAAGCTTTATGATTTAGGTTGTTGAGGTGCCCAATGTTAGTTGGGAGGATATTGGAGGTCTTGAGAATGTCAAGAGGGAACTTCAAGAGGTAATTGAATACATTGTGATGTATTCTGTGCTTGAAGAGACTTCATATAACTGTCTGCTTacttttccttttatttatgTCCATGCAGACTGTACAGTACCCTGTGGAGCATCCTGAGAAATTTGAGAAGTTTGGCATGTCGCCTTCTAAGGGAGTTCTTTTCTATGGTCCTCCTGGATGTGGAAAGACCCTTCTTGCCAAAGCCATCGCCAATGAGTGTCAGGCCAACTTTATCAGTATCAAGGGTCCCGAGTTGCTTACTATGTGGTTTGGAGAGAGTGAGGCTAATGTAAGGGAAATTTTTGATAAGGCCAGAGGATCTGCACCATGTGTTCTGTTCTTTGATGAACTTGACTCAATTGCCACCCAGGtttgatctctctctctctctctgtcttgcTCTTTACTTTGATGGATTAAAACTGCCATTTGGAATCTATAGTTAGTCTGTAACTAATTCTCTGTATCCTAAAAGAGAAGCGACGATTTTACAATTTATATTTGTAGGTTGTGCATTTGTTTTTTGGGATTTTGTTAATATTGAGCTCAGTATTTGACTGGATAAGTTTTGCATCCTTTGCTGATGCATTGCTTTTCTTTTTGGCTACACCATGCAGAGAGGGAGCAGTGTTGGAGACGCTGGTGGTGCTGCTGATAGAGTTCTCAACCAGCTTCTTACTGAAATGGATGGCATGTCTGCCAAAAAGACTGTTTTCATTATTGGAGCCACCAACAGACCAGACATTATAGACCCTGCTCTTCTACGTCCTGGCCGTCTTGATCAGTTGATTTATATTCCCCTTCCAGATGAGGAATCTCGTTTTCAAATCTTCAAGTCCTGCCTTAGGAAGTCTCCTGTTGCCAAAGATGTTGACCTCAGTGCTCTTGCCAAGTACACTCAAGGATTTAGTGGTGCAGATATCACTGAAATCTGTCAGCGTGCCTGCAAATATGCCATCAGAGAGAATATCGAGAAAGTATGATAAGAGAACTCTTCCCAGATgcttctatattttctcttattaTTGATTTATGTTTCAGAATTAACCATTAAAGACTTGCTCTTCTGCAGGATATTGAGAAGGAGAGGAGAAGGAAGGATAACCCCGAGGCAATGGAAGAGGATGTGGATGATGAGGTGGCAGAGATCAAGGCAGCTCACTTTGAGGAATCAATGAAGTATGCCCGGCGGAGTGTCAGCGATGCTGATATCCGCAAATACCAGGCATTTGCGCAAACATTGCAGCAGTCAAGAGGGTTTGGAACTGAATTCAGGTTTGCCGAATCTGGTTCTGCGGCTGCAGGTGCTGACCCTTTTGCAACCACTGCTGGTGCGGCTGATGAAGATGACCTTTACAATTAGGCTTATCTTTGATATTTGTCCTATTTATGTTTGCAATTGGATTGTAATGATGGCAGGATGCTCCATGTTGGGCTCCTGTGGATGCTCTCTGACTTAGTTTACAAACATTTTACttataattaaattgaataCTGCCAAATACTCTTGAATATCttcatttttatttgttattgtttttcGTTATAGAGCACACTCGATCTAGCAAAATATTTCACGTTTCCTTCTCTAGTTTgcaattacatttttttttatatatcttttacttcacatatttaaataatatttttacttgttcaatgtatatataaaaatactagaatttgggttaacttttataaaaatactgtcactcggaatttttttaaaaaatattgtgtttttataaaacactagtaaaacacaaaCCAGTAGAACACAAAtcaaacaacagtagaacaacaaaaaaacaccagtatcaaatttataaaaaagcacaataaaaaagtaaaaaatactgtcaagcagtatttttgtaaaaaaatagcaaaagttagtataccatataaatttccctatatatatttacaatacaaatataataaaatattgtaacCATCCATATAACTTAAGAATATTGTAGTTaagttaattaggatttttgcttcttaatttttaacatttaaattatgcttcttgaatttttttgaTCCTTAAAATttttcctgaactattgagattattagatttaagaacttttgtcaaatttcattcaattttactatttcagtaatTGTTTATGTTAGGGGTGTTCACTAAGTATCCAGTCCAATctaatccgcacgatccaatccaatccgcaacaTGCGGATATCTGCACTtgcgcggattggattggattgaaaaatctaaaatccgcacttgtacggattggatgttgtttgacctcaaaaagtaaccaatccaataagcacttaattatatatattttaaaaaaattataatatataatatatattaattttctagtaatattaaaaaaaagacacaaacttctaatttcttaatcttttttaataatatattgagttggtgcattttatttgttttataataaaaaataccaaaaataatattcttattcacatacacatacacataaatttaaatatacatatatactaatttattcattttagtaatgaatacatatatattttagtgtaaatctaaagatgagtacatatatatatatattgacatatatgtatattggtttgatttatatataaatgaaaatggaaatagattattattggagattaaaaaacaatagtcttttttttttaattttttttctataaaatattaaataatttatcattgaaaaaaataaccgatccaatacGCACTATTACGGATTGGATTcgattggatttaaactgttaTGCGGAtcagattggatccaaaatataaaatccGCACTAaattgtttgaccaaaaaagtgcagattggatcggatgaacacccctagtttatgtactaaacaatactctccagactttgatatttatcaaatcatgcccttcgatctttgacatgtactaaatcatgcccctgaattttcatccatgttagaattttttactaaaattagacaaaagtccttaaattcaacaatctcaatggTTTTGGAGGCATTTTTAATGACATTAAAAGTTCAGggaacatgatttggtacatgtcaaagtttgggagaaaaaaaaatcctaattaaccttGGAGTTATAACTTATATTTAGCGATCTCATCAATTGGATAGATTATTCAAATCTCTTATTTTTAGCTCTTATCTATAATGAGGAGTAATACCTgttggaacttttttttttataaatcatGACATGACATGTATAGTATATTTCATtatcacataaataatataatatctcaaaatataaaattcattACACGATTAAAAAATCTTACAATAATAGCAGCAAAAACAAATGATTCTTTTCGTTCAATTACTCTACTCTAGATTTCCTTCTGTTCAATAATGACAGTGGATATAATAGCATATTGCCAAGTGATAAGAACTGGATTGTTCCTTAAACTTGAAAAAGCGACAaatcttcacgatcttccacagaATTAAGTACCAGATTGAATAGTGTTAGCTGATACTTAATTTACGATTGAAATAATTTAATGGCACGTTTACTATACGGTATTCAGAATCGgaataaattaatggagaaatataacggaataaatgaaaaataatcggaatcaatatttgtaatatgttgtttactaaatttttttgaaaatggaatagttgtgatttatcttgtttattttattaggaAACGTATTCGGAATgtttaaattgactaaattgcccttttgagttaaactatattatatggtagttattttgtaagatatactttaaaggacaaaattgtcgttatatatttaatattaaaaaataaaataaaaataattaaaatctatTACTCTTAATGACATTCCTTACAAAATTGGTGGGGAAAGTTCTCCTTTTCTTCATTTTAATAATGTAAGTAAATAAATGTAAGAGAATGATTACCATACCATTGATTCctattacttattagtaaacgTGCCAATAACTATAGGAAttcaaaaataaagaaaagaaaaagagagctATTTCTTGTCAGTACACTTTGAATCACTTAGAAATTAAGTTACTTGGGTTGAACATCGAGCGAGTTTACCGGGTTTCGGATTgacgggtttcgggttcaaaaaattgaaaccgAACTCGAACCCGAATAGGgcacgggttggcgggtttcagTTGGTCGAGTttagcgggttggcgggttgacccggtcaactctttaaaaaaatttattttttattcaaataattattttttttttatttttttatttattaaattaagcatttatataatataacaatttgttcatagtatctactattgaagaaaaaatgcattaatcaatccaaccaacaaacaaacaacctatttatcaaagattcaaatcaaacttcatattcatgttcatgaatcatgataaaAGTGAAAACTAAAATACTTCAAAATACATCCATATCCAATATCCAAAGTCCATAAAAATCTAAagtccatattatatatataaaaacagtaataaaaaaaatatatataatatatttataaactagGTTGGTGGGTGGGTTCgcgggttcaacccgaaacccggtacccctaaaatctcaacccgccaacccccccccccccccgaaGGGTACCGGGTTGAACCCAATTCGCCtgaaactttttaaattttttttattcggGTTCACCAGTTCGGGTTCGGGCGGGTTGCTCAGGTCTGGGTCAAACCCGCTCAAAATGTTCAGCCCTAAACAAAGCTCCATCACGGTCCTTCTATAGACTATTTGGATGAAGGTTAGATCAAATGGGGTAGGAAAAATCAAGCCTAAGGTCGTAATCACTATTGGGCATTAGGACTTTAATTTTTgccattattttattaaataaaacaatcttattttttttttcaaaatttacaatttaaagctaattttatctatttaataattataaataattataaaaaaaatctcaatttaaatatatttattaattagactctcaaagtgttttaattaaaaaatacttatttttcCTTTCTTCTTAAATTTGCTcaaacttagtgaaaattcttaaacaagatattgttgggttttatgccctaaataaaactcatttcaatataatcagattaacttattaatatagatcagaaataacatttaatgttgcatggttcacatgatctatttcatgattatatgtacataatgtataaattcatctgaaacccttttcacatacttgatcttgtttattgtgccgtcaacaca
Encoded here:
- the LOC115709618 gene encoding cell division control protein 48 homolog D, with translation MADQAESSDAKGTKRDFSTAILERKKAANRLVVDEAINDDNSVVSLHPDTLEKLQLFRGDTILIKGKKRKDTVCIALADDTCDEPKIRMNKVVRSNLRVRLGDVVSVHQCADVKYGKRVHILPIDDSIEGVTGNLFDAYLKPYFLEAYRPVRKGDLFLVRGGMRSVEFKVIETDPPEYCVVAPDTEIFCEGEPVRREDEDRLDEVGYDDVGGVRKQMAQIRELVELPLRHPQLFKSIGVKPPKGILLYGPPGSGKTLIARAVANETGAFFFCINGPEIMSKLAGESESNLRKAFEEAEKNAPSIIFIDEIDSIAPKREKTHGEVERRIVSQLLTLMDGLKSRAHVIVMGATNRPNSIDPALRRFGRFDREIDIGVPDEIGRLEVLRIHTKNMKLAEDVDLERISKDTHGYVGADLAALCTEAALQCIREKMDVIDLEDESIDAEILNSMAVTNEHFATALGTSNPSALRETVVEVPNVSWEDIGGLENVKRELQETVQYPVEHPEKFEKFGMSPSKGVLFYGPPGCGKTLLAKAIANECQANFISIKGPELLTMWFGESEANVREIFDKARGSAPCVLFFDELDSIATQRGSSVGDAGGAADRVLNQLLTEMDGMSAKKTVFIIGATNRPDIIDPALLRPGRLDQLIYIPLPDEESRFQIFKSCLRKSPVAKDVDLSALAKYTQGFSGADITEICQRACKYAIRENIEKDIEKERRRKDNPEAMEEDVDDEVAEIKAAHFEESMKYARRSVSDADIRKYQAFAQTLQQSRGFGTEFRFAESGSAAAGADPFATTAGAADEDDLYN